Below is a window of Yersinia kristensenii DNA.
CCGAATGCCGGTTTGCCAAATGCCTTTGGTGAATATGATTTGGAAGCCAAAGAGATGGCGGAGCAGATTGGTGAGTGGGCGCGGGCGGGCTTTTTGAATATTGTCGGCGGCTGTTGCGGGACGACACCACGACATATTGCCGCGATGGTCAAAGCTGTTGCGGGTGTTGCACCGCGTCCGTTGCCGGATATCCCGGTCGCGTGCCGTTTAGCGGGGCTGGAACCACTGACGATTGATGCTAATACGCTGTTTGTTAACGTCGGCGAGCGGACCAACGTCACTGGCTCGGCCCGGTTCAAGCGGCTGATAAAAGAAGAGAAATACGATGAAGCGCTGGATGTAGCGCGCCAGCAGGTTGAAAGCGGCGCACAAATCATCGACATCAATATGGATGAGGGCATGCTGGATGCCGAAGCCGCGATGGTGCGCTTCCTCAATCTGATTGCCGGTGAGCCGGATATTGCCCGGGTGCCAATTATGATCGACTCCTCGAAGTGGGATGTCATCGAAAAAGGCCTGAAATGTATTCAAGGCAAAGGGATTGTTAACTCCATCTCGATGAAAGAGGGTGAAGCTGCCTTTATCCATCACGCTAAACTGGTGCGCCGTTATGGTGCAGCGATGGTGGTGATGGCATTCGACGAAACAGGGCAGGCCGATACTCGCGCACGTAAAATAGAAATCTGCCGCCGAGCCTATAAAATTCTGACGGAAACGGTCGGCTTCCCGCCGGAAGATATTATTTTCGACCCAAATATTTTCGCCGTCGCGACCGGTATTGAAGAACATAACAACTATGCGGTCGACTTTATTGAAGCTTGTGCGGATATCAAAGCTGAGTTGCCCCACGCTATGATTTCTGGTGGTGTTTCCAACGTTTCATTCTCTTTCCGTGGTAATGATCCAGTGCGTGAAGCTATTCACGCGGTATTCCTTTATTACGCCATTCGTAATGGAATGGATATGGGTATCGTCAATGCCGGGCAGTTGGCTATCTATGACGACCTGTCGGATGAGCTGCGTGATGCTGTTGAGGATGTCATTCTGAATCGCCGTGACGACAGCACTGAGCGCTTGTTGGATTTGGCGGAAAAGTACCGTAGCAGTAAAAGTGGTGAAGTAGCCATTCAGCAAGCCGAGTGGCGCGGCTGGGCAGTTGGGAAACGGCTGGAATATTCATTGGTGAAAGGGATTACCGAATTTATCGAGCTGGACACGGAAGAAGCTCGCCAGCAGGCCGATCGGCCGATCGAAGTTATTGAAGGGCCGCTGATGGCGGGGATGAATGTGGTGGGCGACTTGTTCGGCGAGGGGAAAATGTTCCTGCCGCAGGTGGTCAAATCTGCTCGAGTGATGAAACAAGCGGTCGCCTATCTCGAACCTTATATTGAAGCCAGTAAACAGAAAGGCACCACGGCAGGAAAAATCCTGTTGGCGACGGTCAAAGGTGATGTGCATGACATCGGCAAAAACATTGTTGGCGTAGTGTTGCAGTGTAATAACTATGAAATCATTGACTTAGGCGTGATGGTGCCGACCGAAAAAATTCTGCGTACCGCGCGGGAAGAAAAAGTCGATATCATCGGTTTGTCTGGTTTGATCACGCCATCCCTCGATGAGATGGTCAATGTTGCCAAAGAGATGGAGCGCCAGGGCTTTACCTTACCGTTACTGATTGGGGGCGCGACCACCTCTAAAGCGCATACTGCGGTTAAAATCGAGCAAAATTACAGCGGCTCCACCACCTATGTTTCTAATGCCTCCCGCAGTGTCGGGGTGGTTTCAGCGCTGCTATCTGATACGCAACGCGATGATTTTATAGCAAAAACCCGTAAAGAATATGAAACTGTGCGTATTCAGCATGCGCGTAAGAAACCGCGTACACCACCGGTTAGCTTGCAGACCGCACGCGCGAATCAAACCGTCATTGATTGGGCGAATTACAC
It encodes the following:
- the metH gene encoding methionine synthase, with the translated sequence MVDTVTNNKVKELHQQLAQRILVLDGGMGTMIQSYRLEEEDYRGARFADWPSDLKGNNDLLVLSKPEVIIAIHNAYLEAGADILETNTFNSTTIAMADYQMESLSAEINYEAARLARICADEWTARTPEKPRYVAGVLGPTNRTASISPKVNDPAFRNVSFDQLVEAYRESTRALIEGGVDLIMIETVFDTLNAKAATFAVESEFEAMGGLLPVMISGTITDASGRTLSGQTTEAFYNSLRHVKPLSFGLNCALGPDELRQYVAELSRISEYYVSAHPNAGLPNAFGEYDLEAKEMAEQIGEWARAGFLNIVGGCCGTTPRHIAAMVKAVAGVAPRPLPDIPVACRLAGLEPLTIDANTLFVNVGERTNVTGSARFKRLIKEEKYDEALDVARQQVESGAQIIDINMDEGMLDAEAAMVRFLNLIAGEPDIARVPIMIDSSKWDVIEKGLKCIQGKGIVNSISMKEGEAAFIHHAKLVRRYGAAMVVMAFDETGQADTRARKIEICRRAYKILTETVGFPPEDIIFDPNIFAVATGIEEHNNYAVDFIEACADIKAELPHAMISGGVSNVSFSFRGNDPVREAIHAVFLYYAIRNGMDMGIVNAGQLAIYDDLSDELRDAVEDVILNRRDDSTERLLDLAEKYRSSKSGEVAIQQAEWRGWAVGKRLEYSLVKGITEFIELDTEEARQQADRPIEVIEGPLMAGMNVVGDLFGEGKMFLPQVVKSARVMKQAVAYLEPYIEASKQKGTTAGKILLATVKGDVHDIGKNIVGVVLQCNNYEIIDLGVMVPTEKILRTAREEKVDIIGLSGLITPSLDEMVNVAKEMERQGFTLPLLIGGATTSKAHTAVKIEQNYSGSTTYVSNASRSVGVVSALLSDTQRDDFIAKTRKEYETVRIQHARKKPRTPPVSLQTARANQTVIDWANYTPPVAHKLGVQAVEASIETLRNYIDWTPFFMTWALAGKYPRILEDEVVGEEAKRLFADANEMLDKLSAEDLLHPKGVVGLFPANSVGDDIEIYRDERRDEVLVVSHHLRQQTEKTDFPNYCLADYIAPKSSGKADYYGAFAVTGGLEEDALAEAYDAQHDDYNKIMIKALSDRLAEAFAEYLHERVRKVYWGFSPNENLSNEELVRENYQGIRPAPGYPACPEHTEKGQIWQLLDVETHTGMKLTESYAMWPGASVSGWYFSHPDSKYFAVAQIQRDQVEDYAARKGMPVSEVERWLAPNLGYDAD